One stretch of Gambusia affinis linkage group LG05, SWU_Gaff_1.0, whole genome shotgun sequence DNA includes these proteins:
- the mdh2 gene encoding malate dehydrogenase, mitochondrial: MFSRAVRPTVGLARSLSTSSQNHAKVAVLGASGGIGQPLSLLLKNSPLVSQLSLYDIAHTPGVAADLSHIETRAQVSGHIGPDQLGAALKGCEVVVIPAGVPRKPGMTRDDLFNTNATIVANLADACARHCPEAMICIIANPVNSTIPITSEVMKKHGVYNPNRVFGVTTLDIVRANTFVAELKGLDPARVNVPVIGGHAGKTIIPLISQCTPKVEFPSDQLTALTERIQEAGTEVVKAKAGAGSATLSMAYAGARFTFSVLDAMNGKEGVVECAFVRSEETECKYFSTPLLLGKNGIEKNLGLGKLSAFEEKLVADAMGELKASIKKGEDFVAQMK; encoded by the coding sequence ATGTTTTCCCGTGCAGTGAGACCCACCGTCGGCCTGGCTCGGAGCCTGTCCACCTCCTCGCAGAACCACGCCAAGGTGGCGGTGCTGGGCGCTTCTGGCGGCATAGGCCAGCCGCTCTCCCTGCTGCTGAAGAACAGCCCCTTGGTGAGCCAGCTCTCCCTCTACGATATCGCCCACACTCCCGGGGTGGCCGCTGACCTCAGCCACATCGAGACCAGGGCCCAGGTGAGCGGCCACATAGGCCCCGACCAGCTGGGCGCCGCTCTGAAGGGCTGCGAAGTGGTGGTTATCCCCGCCGGCGTGCCGAGGAAGCCCGGTATGACCCGAGACGACTTGTTCAACACCAACGCCACCATCGTAGCTAACCTGGCGGACGCTTGCGCACGCCACTGCCCCGAGGCCATGATCTGCATCATTGCCAACCCCGTGAACTCCACCATACCCATTACGTCGGAGGTGATGAAGAAGCACGGAGTGTATAACCCCAACAGGGTGTTCGGGGTCACCACCTTGGACATTGTCAGAGCCAACACGTTTGTGGCGGAGCTCAAAGGCTTGGACCCGGCTCGGGTCAACGTCCCGGTGATTGGTGGTCACGCTGGGAAGACCATTATCCCCCTGATCTCCCAGTGCACTCCCAAGGTCGAGTTTCCTTCCGACCAGCTCACAGCCCTGACCGAGAGGATCCAGGAGGCCGGTACGGAGGTGGTGAAAGCCAAGGCGGGGGCGGGGTCCGCCACCCTTTCCATGGCGTACGCAGGTGCCCGCTTCACCTTTTCTGTCCTGGACGCCATGAACGGGAAGGAGGGCGTGGTCGAGTGCGCGTTCGTCAGGTCTGAGGAGACGGAGTGCAAGTACTTCTCCACGCCGCTGCTGCTCGGCAAGAATGGCATCGAGAAGAACCTGGGGCTGGGCAAGCTGTCTGCGTTTGAGGAGAAGCTGGTGGCCGACGCCATGGGGGAGCTGAAGGCTTCCATCAAGAAGGGCGAGGACTTTGTGGCCCAGATGAAGTAA
- the LOC122831588 gene encoding E3 ubiquitin-protein ligase rnf146-like — protein MASCGEVDHSVSSLPSSKKGSGGGGSGSGAESSCSDSNGSSPALSVPECAICLQSCVHPVQLPCHHVFCFLCVKGASWQSKRCALCRQEVPDDFLERPTLLSPEELKASAGGRSGAASDHAWYYEGRNGWWQYDERTSRELEDAFSKGKKTAEMLIAGFLYVADLENMVQYRRNEHGRRRKMKRDVIDIPKKGVAGLRLDAEAVAGALSSAGRENSADGADTTMAGALPLAAAPAPSAAARPPMSLGDQPGPGTSPSVEDSLSQLQISPRSVPPHDRSEGGEGEGQDDDQEETSPSRSSDPHTSVEESASGDWSDDEEEEDEEGGDGDHAEPWEDWPRRRRPPPVDRAPPRAESASPPPSSHSSGRSRMPDGQCTVTEV, from the coding sequence ATGGCTAGCTGTGGCGAGGTCGACCACTCTGTGAGCTCGCTCCCATCCAGTAAGAAGGGCAGTGGCGGCGGAGGCAGCGGGAGCGGCGCAGAATCGTCCTGCTCCGACTCCAACGGCTCGTCCCCCGCCCTGTCCGTGCCGGAGTGCGCCATCTGTCTGCAGAGCTGTGTCCACCCCGTCCAGCTGCCTTGCCATCATGTCTTCTGCTTCCTGTGCGTCAAGGGCGCTTCCTGGCAGAGCAAGCGCTGTGCTCTCTGCAGGCAGGAAGTGCCAGACGACTTCCTGGAAAGGCCCACACTCCTCTCTCCGGAGGAGCTGAAGGCGTCGGCGGGCGGCCGCAGCGGGGCGGCTAGCGACCACGCCTGGTACTATGAGGGCCGCAACGGCTGGTGGCAGTACGACGAGAGGACGAGCCGGGAGCTGGAGGACGCCTTCTCCAAGGGGAAGAAGACGGCCGAGATGCTGATAGCTGGCTTCCTGTATGTCGCCGACCTGGAGAACATGGTGCAGTACCGGCGCAACGAACATGGCCGCCGGCGCAAGATGAAAAGAGACGTTATCGATATTCCCAAGAAGGGCGTGGCCGGGCTGCGGTTGGATGCTGAGGCTGTCGCCGGTGCGCTGAGCTCGGCGGGTCGGGAGAACTCTGCAGATGGCGCCGACACCACGATGGCAGGCGCTCTGCCGCTGGCCGCCGCGCCAGCCCCCTCCGCTGCCGCCCGGCCCCCCATGTCTCTCGGGGACCAGCCAGGACCCGGTACCAGCCCCTCGGTGGAGGACTCTCTCTCCCAGCTGCAGATAAGCCCCAGGTCGGTCCCGCCTCACGACCGATCAGAGGGCGGGGAGGGGGAGGGGCAGGATGACGACCAGGAAGAGACGTCTCCCTCCAGGTCCTCAGACCCTCACACCTCTGTGGAGGAGTCCGCCTCCGGAGACTGGAGCGACGACGAAGAGGAAGAAGACGAAGAGGGGGGAGACGGCGACCATGCAGAGCCTTGGGAAGACTGGCCGCGCAGACGGAGACCGCCCCCGGTGGACAGGGCGCCCCCCCGCGCGGAGTCGGCCTCCCCCCCTCCGTCCTCCCACAGCAGCGGGAGATCCAGGATGCCAGACGGCCAGTGTACAGTGACTGAGGTGTGA